Part of the Bacillus sp. N1-1 genome, ACATGCTTTTTGGAAAGGATTAATTAAGGAAATAAGTGCAGGTAATTATAAGGAATGTAATAAAAATGGCTTATATGTACAGAAATTTAATGTTTAGATTTTTAGAATAAAAGAGTTTAAATGGAAAACACTCTTACAGAATCCCATGAAAAAAGGGGTGTGACATGTGAAAAACAGAGAGAATAGGAAGCGTAAAACGATACAGTGGGTTGGTTTTAGTATCGTTATATTCGCTTTTCTAGTCAATTTGGTCCTGTATGTGACTGGCATTTCTAGTAACTTATCAATCAGCACACTCGATGGAATGAAATGGATTGGAATAGGGGTAGGTAGTGTTGTCGTATTGGCGTCCTACTTCATTCCTAAAACGAAATGACCCATCTTTTAACACAGAAGAACATATCAGGAGTAGTTGATCATGAAGAAAATGATCATGTTAAAAAAGAGGTGAAGATGATTGGAAACGGGAATTAGTTTTAGAATGGCGACTGAAGAAGATTTAGTTGAGATTGTTGCGATGCTTGCAGATGATGTTTTAGGCAGTCAACGAGAGCGTAATGAAGATCCACTTCCTGAAAGTTACATAAAAGCATTTCATGCGATTACCGCTGATCCATACAACGAGTTAATCGTAGCGTGTCATGGTAAGAAAGTGGTTGGCGTACAACAACTTACGATCACGCCATACCTCACCCATCAAGGTGGGTGGAGAGCTACTATTGAAGGAGTGAGAACCGCAGCTTCTGTGAGAGGGATGGGTGTAGGTACAAAACTGATAAACTGGTCCATTCAACGTGCAAAAGAACATGGGTGCCATGTTATCCAACTCACAACAGATAAAACAAGGCCAGATGCTTTAAGGTTTTATGAGCGGATAGGGTTTAAAGCAACGCATGAAGGCTTGAAGTTAAAGCTTTGACTACAAACTCTCGTACCGAAGATTTTAACTTATATCAAGGTGGGATAAAAAATTGAGTTATAAAAAAGTAAATACAACCGTGTTTGCTCTTGAAAGCGGTGGAGGTAATCCTTGCCCGGTTATTTTACATGCAGACCAGTTAAAGACAGATGAAATGCAAAAGCTAGCGAAGGATTTCGGGCATGAGACGGCATTCGTTTTAAAACCAACTCGGTCTGATTGTGATGTGAAGTTCCGTTTCTTTGTTCCATTGCATGAGATGGAAATGTGCATCCATGCAACGATCGGGAGTATTACTGTACTAGTCAATCAGGGAATGGTCAACTCGCCAGTTAGAGTTGAAACGATGTTAGGTCCAGTTAACGTCGAATGGACAGTTGAAGAAACGATGGAAGTTAGCGTGGACCAATTCCTACCTGAATTCAAGGGTGTGAATCTAACGAAAGAGGAAATCAGTAACGCGTTACATATCGAAATCGAGCAAATTGGGGACACTCCTATTCAATCTGTCTCAACCTCCCGTCATAAGCTCATCATTCCATTAAAAAACGTTGAAATCCTTAATCAGCTAAAGCCAGATTTTGAAACTCTTTGGAAGTTATGTGATGACGTGGGTACTTCTGGTTTTTACCCGTTTGCGATTGATGAGAATGGCAATGTCCAAGCACGTCAATTTCCAAAAAGAGCAGGTTATAACGAAGATCCAGCAACTGGCGTAGCCGCTTCTGCGTTAGGCGCATATTTAGCAGCCCATCAGGTGTTTGGGCATTCTGGTGATGGATGGCAAAGTTATCGTGTGATTCAGGGAGTGGCGATGGGGCATCCGAGTGTCATTCGGTATGAGGTATTTGTTGAAGATAATGAGATTAGGAGAACACGAATTAAAGGGAGCGCAATAGTAGACAGTTAGTTGAGAAAATAGCTTCCTAGGGGGAGATTTATTTGGTATCGATCAGAACTATGACCAACTCTGACATTGATCAAGTTTCTATGCTAATCTCAGAGTTTAACACGAACGAGGAATCGTATATTGGTTATTGCGGAACAGAGGTTCAAGAGATTGCTAACTCCTTTATAGAAGATGTAACGGATGTTCCGTATACTGAGAGTTTTGTCGTAGCTTATGAGGAAGGTGAGTTAGTTGGTGTCTTAGGTTTTGATGCTTCTCTGGAAAACAATTGTGCTGAAATTTGGGGGCCTTTTGTGAGAGAAACTGAATGGGTCAATCAGTTGTGGGCTGAAATGGAGAAGTTACTACCTCCTGAAATACATAACCTCAGTATGTTCACAAGTAATCAGAATCGACGTCTACTAAGTTTCGCTAAGGAATTGGGATTTGTTAAACAAAGTGAGCAAACCATATTAACTTTTTCTCTGATGGATAGAAATCAAGCTAGAGATGAACCGGTTGTGGAACTAACCGAAGAGTACTTCTCAGAGATAAAACAATTACATAATGAGGCTTTTCCAGAGACGTATTATAACGGGCAACAATTGATCGATCGCCTTAGTCCGAATCGAAAAGTGTTTATTGTTAAAGAATCCAATCAGCTAAAAGGATACATCTATGTGGAGGGTGAACCAGCGTTTGGAGAGGCTAGCATTGAATATATGGCCGTTAAAGACTTGGAACGAGGTAAGGGGTTTGGGAAGCAGCTGATAAATGGTGCCATTCAATGGCTTTTTTCTTGTGAGGATATTGCTATCATTACGCTTTGTGTTAACTCAACTAATGAAAAGGCCATAAAATTATACAAGGAGGTTGGTTTTGAACGAAGACACGATTTGGTTTTTTTACAAAAGAAATGATAGTCGAATGATAAAAACTTATCGATGTGTCAACATTTATAGAACCTGGAGCTGCATAGCATCCAGGTTCTTTTTCATGTAATGATCTATGTGATTGAACATGAATTTTTCTTTTTAAAAAACGATCAGAGTGTAAGACCTCATCAAGTTCAGCGACCACCGCAACGACCGCAACCGCCACATCCACCACATCTTGCGGCACAACCACCGCAGCCAGCACATCGCGCACAGCGAGCGCACCCACCACAGCCAGCACAACCGCCGCAACCCGCACAGCCAGCACAGCCTACGCAACCCGCACAGCGGAAACACCCAAAGCATACAAATCCAATTAAACGAGTATCATTCGGATCTACATTCTGGTCTCCATTTGGATAATAGTTCGCTTGCTCACAAGGAACTAACTCCTGGGCATGGTACTCTCCAACATCTAAGTGTTGAAGATCGTTTTGAAATTGATTCATTTCTGTCACCTCCATCAAACGTTCATCATGGACTGAAATCCATTTTCCTAAGCGCTTACCTCATGAAACACTTTCTCCAACAAACTATGTAGTTGGGCTGGGTAATGTTCCTAGGTCGAGAGCGGAAGATAACGGTACGAACTGGGGAGAGAGGAATATGTATGCCTGATTTCACAGGAGATGATTTTAGGAAGATCAAAAGGAGTGCTAATGATTCAATCCATTAGCACTCCTTTTCGACTATTCTGAGTCATTCCTAAAAGATAAGGGAGTTCCCCTCCCATGATAGGGAAGTTCCCTGATTACCAAATTCTTCTCACCTTTCTATAATGAAAGTAACAAGTAACTTGCGGGGGGAATCCATATGGCAGAATCTGTACTTCGAAAACCAGCCAAATCTATACGTTCATTCAATCATGCATTTGCTTCAAAATTTGCGAAATCCATGTTTTTTACGATAAGTGGCTTAGTCATCCTATCGTTTATTGCGACGAGAATGTTCACACACGTCGATTTAAATCTTTACGGATACATGGTGGGAACGTTCGTGTTTATCGGTGGATTCTTCTATCGCTTCATTGCTTGGGGGGAAAGACCTCCAACAAAAATCATCATTAAAAAAGGAATCAAGCTGCTCGGTCGCAAGTCAACGCCAAAAACATCTGTTGAGCATCTTGGTACATATCAGTTTATCTGGAATCGGGGAATTTACCGATGGACACAACATCTTCTGCTTGGCTGGGGTGTCATTCTATCTTGCTTTGTCACGTTTCCGCTCGTGTTTGGATGGATGTACTTCACGATGGAGGAAGGCGGTTATTATACCGTCGTTGGAATGGGCATCAATTTAATGACTGTCAATGCAGATGGAATTCTTGCTTTCTTCTTTTACAATGCGTTGAATTTTACAGCGATCATGGTGATCGCGGGTGTGTGCATGGCGCTTTATCGTCGCTTAAAAAATATGCAGGCTAGAGCGGAACAGAACTTTATGTATGACTTTCTACCACTCTATCTTTTGTTATTTATTAGTGTAACAGGTCTTCTCTTAACGTTTATGAACGTATTTTTACATGGCCAGGGACATTACGTTATGTCACTCATTCATCAGTATTCTGTCATCATTACGCTCATTTACTTACCGTTTGGAAAGCTTGCGCATATTCCATTTCGACCGCTTAGTGTGTTTGCTCGTAATTACCGTGAACATTATGCAGAGCAGTCGATGAAAGAATGTAAGGTTTGTGGTGAAGGTTTTGTTTCTACTGAACAATCAAAAGATGTCATCGATGTGCTGAATACAAATGACATTACTTTCAATATGGAGGATGGTTTTCATCTTGCTGAATTGTGCCTTCCATGTCGAAGGAAATATCGCATCGCACGATTTTCAGGATTTGCGACGCACCAAGTGAAAACGAAGGAGGCTAATCAGGATGCAAAGGGATAAATTTTTTCGAGATATCGAAAATGTCACTCACCCAAATGAAAAATTAGTTAAAACCCATTGTAGCTATTGCGGCATGCAGTGTGGAATGAACTTAAGGGTGAATACGATCAGTAACAAAATCATCGGTGTCGAACCTCGTTATGATTGGCCAGTAACGGTTGGGAAAATGTGTCCAAAAGGGGTAACGGCTTATCAGCAAACGAATCACCCGGATAGGATCCTTCGTCCGCTCATTCGCGATGATGCCTCATTGAAAGGAACGAAAGAAGGGTTCAGAGAAGCGAGCTGGGAGGAAGCGTATCAGCTCATTGCCAAGAAATTCGGTGAGCTGCAAGCGGAATATGGCAAAGATAGTTTGTCCGTATTCAGTGGTGTCTCCATGACAAATGAAAAATGCTATTTAACCGGAAAGTTTGCGAGGGTTGCGCTTGGTACACGCTACATTGATTATAATGGTCGGTTTTGTATGTCGAGTGCAGCAGGTGGTTTCTTACGCTCATTTGGAGTGGATCGTGGTTCGACATTGCCGTGGACGGATATTCATGAAACAGATTGCCTGTTCATTGCTGGAAGTAATACAGCTGAATGTCATCCGACTTCGATGTTCCGCGTATGGAATGTCCAGGAGCGTGGGGGTTACATCATCGTCGTTGATCCTCGTGAAACGCCTCTCGCTAGAAGAGCGGATGTGCACCTTGATCTAAAACCAGGAACGGACCTTGCGCTTGCGAATGGGATCTTGCACCTCCTTATTGAAAACGGCTATGCAGATGAAGCGTTTGTGAGCGATCATACAAACGGGTTTGAAGAAACAAGGAAAGTAGTAAAAGAATTCACCCCTGACTATACAAGCTTATTGACGGGTGTCTCGCCTGAAAAAATCATTAAGGCAGCTGAAATTTATGGTAAGGCACCAAATGCGATCGTCATGTTTGCGCGTGGTATCGAACAACAGCATAAAGGTGTCGATAACGTTTCTGCCTACACGAACATGGCTCTTGTTACTGGTAAAATTGGTCGACCAAAGTCCGGTGTGGCAACGTTCACAGGACAAGGAAATGGTCAAGGTGGACGAGAGCACGGACAAAAATCGGATCTTTTACCTGGCTATCGTAAAATCACGAACCCTGAACATGTGAAAGCTGTTTCGAAAGTGTGGGGAATTAACCCTGAAGAAATGCCGAAGCCAGGTGTATCAGCATATGAGATGTTCGAGTTAATGGATCAAAAAACGATTCGAGGACTATATCTACTGTGTTCGAACCCGGCTGTATCTGCACCGAATTTGAATTTTGTTCGAAAAGCGATGAAGAATCTTGATTTCATGGTTTGCGGTGACTTCTACTTGTCAGAATCCGCAGAGTTCGCCGATGTCATTCTTCCATCTGTTACGTGGGCAGAAGATGAAGGAACGGTTACGAACATTGAAGGTCGTATTATCAAAATCAATCAGGCTCAGAAGCCAATTGGTGAGTCAAAGCCAGATTGGTTAATGCAAGTGGAACTTGCTGAACATCTAGGGAAAGGGAAGTATTTTTCACATCTGAAAACAGCTCGTAATGTGGCGGATGAGTTCAGATTAGCCACAAAGGGTGGAAACGCTGATTACTACGGTGCGACATGGGATAAGATCGATCAACAGGATGGTGTGTTCTGGCCATGTAAAGATGAAGAGGACAAAGGAACACCGCATATGTTCCTTGATAAGAAATTCTATCATCCAGATGGAAAAGCAAAGATTTGTGCGCTTCCCTATCGTCCGCCTGCAGAAGAGCCTTGTGATGAATATCCACTCCGTCTAACAACAGGTCGTGTCGTCTACCATTACTTATCTGGAAATCAGACGCGCCGCATCCAATTTCTGAATGACATGTGTCCAGAGCCATATGTAGAAGTACATCCAGACACGGCTCATGAGTACGAAATTGAACATGATGAAAAGGTTTGTCTATATACAAGACGAGGAGAAGCCGTCTACAAAGTAAAAGTGACAGAAGCCATTCGAAAAGACACCGTCTTTGTTCCCTATCACTTTGGTCATGATGAGTCGATTAATTTGCTGACGATCGCAGCTCTCGATCCAATGTCAAGAATGCCTGAATTTAAAGCATGTGCTGCTCAAATGCAGAAACTACCTAGTAAGAAGGTGTTGTAAATGAAGAAGCGACTGTACATCGAATTAGAAAACTGTATCGGCTGTCGTTCTTGCCTTGCTGCGTGTACGCAATGCGGGGGGCATGAGCAGCGGAATCGGAACTATGTATATGACGTCAATCCGCATGTGAACAGCCAAACAATGCCCCTTATGTGCTTGCACTGTGAAAATCCAGCCTGTGCAAGAAGCTGTCCGGCTCAAGCGATTCAAATTCATGAATCAGGTGCTGTTCTTTCGGCATTAGTTGAGAAATGCATTGGATGTCAGAATTGTACAATTGCCTGTCCGTATGGAATTCCGAAGTTTGATGAAGAACAGAATCTAATGTATAAGTGTGATCTTTGTATCGATCGAACGAAAGATGGTATTCCACCAATGTGTGCGAGCGTCTGTCCTTCCAACACACTCCAGTGGTTAACGGAAGGTGAGATCGAGAAAAAACAACAGCAGCACAATCTTGATAACGGAAAATGGGTTGCAAGCATGCCTTATTTAGAAGGTGCAACGAATGTGAAAGTAAACCTGCCTGGTATTTTACAGGGAACAGAGAAACTCTTTTAGGGAGAGGATTTAGTATGTCAGATCGAAACAATCGTGTGCCATTCGATGAAGATAATTACACACATAATATTAATCGGAATAATGAACGGATGCTCGATCGAAGAGGGTTTATGAAGACACTTGCAGGGGCTGCTGGCGTGTTTGCCATCTCCTCGCTTCCGTGGGGAGCGGTTGCGGCTAAGGAATTATTAGGGCTTGGCGAAAAAGAGTACCCACATCAGAAAATCGTGAACGTTAAAGACATCGCGGTCGGTGATTCGGTAGACTTCACTTTTCCAAGTGCACATGATAGCGCAATTTTAATTCGTTTGAGCGAGAAAAAGTATGTCGCTTACCAGAATGCGTGTACTCACTTGAGGTGCCCGGTCTATTGGGTGAAGGAAGAAAAAGAAATGGTTTGTCCATGTCATCACGGCAAGTTTGATGCCGGGACGGGGGCGCCAACTGCAGGGCCACCGAGACGACCGCTTCCTGGGATTCAAGTAGAAGTGAAAAATGGCGGAGTCTACGCTGTCAAGGTGAAGCGATATGAAGCGTAGTTATGTAGGCGTTTTATTACTTTGTACCATCCTACTTTTGAATATTGTTTTTACGCAGTTAATGGTTCACCAGTTTTACTATGAACATTACTCTACCACACTAGTATTCGGTGGGCTGAACATTCTATTATTTCCAATTGCGCTCCTCATTTATAAAAAGGAAAAACATAAAGGAGGCACTCATGGGCATGAACAATGAAACTTACTTAGACTTCTGTTTTATCAAGCAAGTTACCGGTTATCTTGCTGATGAAGTGGATCAGATGCTGAAGCAGGTTTTCAAGGAACAGTATCTTAACTGGTATCTAGATAAAAAAGTCGAAAATGGAGTGGAGATTGTTGTGGCTGAAGTAAAAGGGATGAGTGAGTGGACGTCTGAAGATGACGTCATTCAGCATCTAGAAAGCTGCGCTGATTCGAAATTCTGGGAAGCGTTACAAGGCTATCAATTTTTCGTCTATCCTGCCAATAGGGGGTGCAGCTCCTGTGGCTCACGTTAGCATGCAAGATTTAGAACCATATATCGATCAACCCGTTCGCATTTGTATTCACGGTGAGCGTGGAGAAGAGATGGCGCCCTGGGTGAATAAACGTGTAAGAAAGCTAGAATGGTGTCCTGATCGCACCCATCTCCGCATCTTTTTCGATGATCATTACTTCTTTGCTGTTCCACTTAGTAGCGATGTTCGTCTAACGAGAAGTGAGTGGTGTGCTTATGATAAACAGGTTGGCCTCTATTACGTGATGAGAAACGAGGAGAATGAATATGTATAAAAAACTACAGCTTCCATTGCAGACAATGAATCTGGTAACAGGTTTTATGGTCTGGGTATTGATCTCATCTTTATTACCGTTTATCACAGAAGATATCGCCATCGCACCTGAGCAAATTGCCTGGGTAACAGCGGTACCTGTCATTTTGGGTTCATTATTGCGCATACCGATTGGTTACCTTGCGAATCAATTTGGTGCAAGACTATTATTTATGATTAGCTTCATTTTATTGCTTTTCCCCGTTTACTTTTTAAGTGCAGCTGATTCCTTCGCTGATCTTCTAGTGGGTGGCTTATTCCTCGGGATTGGTGGAGCCATTTTTTCTGTTGGGGTAACCTCTTTACCTAAATATTATGCAAAAGAACGCCATGGATTTGTTAACGGCATATACGGAGCGGGGAACATTGGTACAGCTATTACGGCTTTCGCTGCCCCGGTTGTTGCTGCGAATTACGGCTGGTCATTCACAGTGAAATTATATATGGTGTTATTAGGCATCTTTATTATCGCTAACTTTTTCTTAGGAGATAAACACGAACCAAGGGTCCAGGTACCTTTAGTACAACAAATTAAAGGGATTTATAAGAATGAGAAGCTATGGTTATTCTGTTTATTCTATTTTATAACGTTTGGATCATTTGTAGCTTTTACGGTGTATTTACCCAATTTCTTAGTTGCTAATTTCGGCCTCGAAAAAGTAGACGCTGGGATAAGGACGGCAGGGTTTATTGTGGTAGCAACATTCTTACGTCCCGTTGGAGGCTTTCTTGCTGACAGGTTCCATTCCCTCATTCTACTCATGTATGTATTTGGTGGGTTCACAGTTGCGGCACTTATTCTTTCATTCGCTCCTTCCATTCAGTTGTACACGGTTGGGTGCATTACGATTGCGATGGCAGCTGGAATCGGAAACGGTGTGGTGTTCAAGCTTGTCCCAATGTATTTCCAGAAGCAAGCAGGAATTGCCAACGGCATCATCGCAGCAATGGGGGGGCTTGGAGGCTTTTTCCCACCTCTTATTCTTGCATCGCTTTATCAGTTAACAGGACACTATGCGATTGGTTTCATGGCGTTATCTCAGTTAGCGCTTGTCAGTCTTGTTCTCGTCATTTGGATGTATTACCAGGATAAACTGATCCTGTCTCATCAAGTGATGGTTACGACGCCGCTCGGGATGATGGTCACGGACAAACAGGGGAAGATCATTGCGGTCAATCCTGCTTTCACAGAACTTACAGGATTCAGTGCGAAAGAATCAATTGGGGAAAATCCGAATATGTTGAAGTCGGGAAAACAGTCCGCTGCTTTTTATGACCAGATGTGGGAAACACTCAAACAGAAGGGATTCTGGCAGGGACAAATATGGAACAAACGAAAAGACGGGAATTATTTCTTAGAATGGCTGACGATTAATGCGATTAAAGATGATTCAGGGGAAGTTATTCAGTATGCTGGCGTTTTTAGCGATATTACCGAAGACAAGTTGAAAATGACGAATGAGTAAAGGAGGTTCGAGATGGCGCTAAAAGATGGTAACGAGGCTAGTACTTATATTATTCAGTCACAAGAAGAAGAAATAAAGCGTATTGCACTCGAGCTTCATGAAGGTATCAGCCAGAACCTGTATAGTCTCTATACAGGTTTGGGGTTTCTTGAGACAGGCATAGAAGATCCACATATGAGAAGCTATGCGAAAGAAATGGCCACGCTAATGGAGCGTACAATTCAAGAAGTAAGACTACTATCTGTCGAGCTCTATCCGAATACACTCACAACACTAGGGCTCATTTCAGCGCTTAAAAGTTATTCGAAGCTTTATACGTCAACGTTTGGTATTCTAGTTAACTTTGAATCAACCGGGGATGAGAAAGTAATGTCTGAGCGGAAAAGCATGGCGGTCTTCCGTGTTTGTCAGGAAGCACTGATCAATATCGCCAAGTATGCGGACGCAACAAATGTTACGATACGGTTTACGTGGGAAGAAAAATTGGTGAAAATACAAATAGAAGATTATGGGAAAGGTTTCGATGTCATCGAAGTCATGAAGCGAAATCATTTTACTGGAATAGCTGCGATGAAAGAAAGAATGGTTCTTGCAGGCGGGAAGTGCCACGTTACTTCGGAACTGGCAAACGGAACGACGGTTTCTATCAGTCTACCCATTCAGAGAGAGGGGGAATTCTAGTGATAAAAGTTCTTTTAGTAGATGATCATGCAGTGGTAAGGATGGGCTTAAAAATGCTATTAAATTCACAAAAAGATATGGAAGTCGTAGGGGAAGCGTCTGAAGGCAATGAAGGTATTGAAATAGCAATGGAAACGAATCCGGATGTAATTTTGATGGATTTAAGTATGCCTCATGGGAAGGACGGTTTATCAGCGACATCTGAGCTGAAAAAGCAATTACCTCCTACTGCCATCCTAATTCTTACGATGCATGATGATGAAGAGTATTTATTCCGGGCCATCCAGGCTGGAGCGTCTGGTTGCGTTTTGAAGAGTGCGCCTCATGACGAACTTGTACAAGCAATCCGATCAGTCTGCAGTGGCAACGCATACCTTCATCCCTCAGCAACAAAGAGATTGATGGAGGAATACATCGGTAATTTGAAGCAGGATGAAATGGATACCTATCAATTGTTGTCCGATCGTGAGAAAGAAGTGCTTACGCTTGTTGCGAAAGGATATTCCAATAAAGAAATCGCAGAAAAGCTTGTCATCAGTGTGAAAACGGTTGAAACGCATAAAGGCAATGTCATGGGGAAGCTCAAGATCAAAACAAGACCAGAGCTGGTATCCTTCGCATTAAAGAAAGGTTTGCTTGGGTATGGCATTCAATAAGGAGGAAGGTTGATGGAACCGTTTGAGAAGTGGATCTCACCTCAAGGTAATCGCTTAAAGCGAGATCTTTCTTGTGATGTCGTTGGCTTGGCGCTACAAAACCGGGCTTGCCTAGACATTAGCTGGCCATGCGTCATTGGACATCGGAATGAAAAATACAAATACATCACCGTTCGCTACGGAAAAGGAATTGCAGGGAAAGTAATTTCCAGCAGTCGTCCGATGGAAATAACCTCTTTTCCAAATGGCCTGGGCAAATCAACCGATTATCCGATCATGCTAGCTGAACAACTCATTTCAGCTTATGCTGTGCCATTATTATGTGATGACTCTCCGAAAGGTGCATTGTTAATTGGTTATCGTAACGTGCATTTTTTTACTGAAGAAGAAAAAAGTCAAGTGATGGAAGTAGCACGAGGGGTGGAGTCGAGCTTACCGGATCATTTTGTTACATTTAGGAGGGATCGCTTTTGATTGAAAGAAATAAGAGTCACCCTTCTGTTGAAACAACGGAAGAGGCAACAATTGTTACGGACGAAAAAGGCAACATTTATTCTCTTAATGAAGAAGCGATAAATCTGTTTGGACTTGTTCAAAATGGTAATGTAAAAACCATTCAACAGCTTTTACCTAATCTAAATTTTTCACTGCTGGAACAAGGAATAGTGGTCCAGCGTTTTGGTGTGGGGCAAAATGGACAGTATTTTCCGGTGTTTTTGCGGAAAAGTTCGTTTACGCTTAAAGGAGAATCTTACATCCTTCTCGTGATCCATAAGAAGAATGATCGATCAATTGCTGGTTTAGAGCCCCAAAAAGTGCTGAATGAACTCCTCGATATTAAATTT contains:
- a CDS encoding response regulator transcription factor; translation: MIKVLLVDDHAVVRMGLKMLLNSQKDMEVVGEASEGNEGIEIAMETNPDVILMDLSMPHGKDGLSATSELKKQLPPTAILILTMHDDEEYLFRAIQAGASGCVLKSAPHDELVQAIRSVCSGNAYLHPSATKRLMEEYIGNLKQDEMDTYQLLSDREKEVLTLVAKGYSNKEIAEKLVISVKTVETHKGNVMGKLKIKTRPELVSFALKKGLLGYGIQ
- a CDS encoding 4Fe-4S dicluster domain-containing protein, with the protein product MKKRLYIELENCIGCRSCLAACTQCGGHEQRNRNYVYDVNPHVNSQTMPLMCLHCENPACARSCPAQAIQIHESGAVLSALVEKCIGCQNCTIACPYGIPKFDEEQNLMYKCDLCIDRTKDGIPPMCASVCPSNTLQWLTEGEIEKKQQQHNLDNGKWVASMPYLEGATNVKVNLPGILQGTEKLF
- a CDS encoding GAF domain-containing protein — its product is MEPFEKWISPQGNRLKRDLSCDVVGLALQNRACLDISWPCVIGHRNEKYKYITVRYGKGIAGKVISSSRPMEITSFPNGLGKSTDYPIMLAEQLISAYAVPLLCDDSPKGALLIGYRNVHFFTEEEKSQVMEVARGVESSLPDHFVTFRRDRF
- a CDS encoding ATP-binding protein; translated protein: MALKDGNEASTYIIQSQEEEIKRIALELHEGISQNLYSLYTGLGFLETGIEDPHMRSYAKEMATLMERTIQEVRLLSVELYPNTLTTLGLISALKSYSKLYTSTFGILVNFESTGDEKVMSERKSMAVFRVCQEALINIAKYADATNVTIRFTWEEKLVKIQIEDYGKGFDVIEVMKRNHFTGIAAMKERMVLAGGKCHVTSELANGTTVSISLPIQREGEF
- a CDS encoding GNAT family N-acetyltransferase; its protein translation is MVSIRTMTNSDIDQVSMLISEFNTNEESYIGYCGTEVQEIANSFIEDVTDVPYTESFVVAYEEGELVGVLGFDASLENNCAEIWGPFVRETEWVNQLWAEMEKLLPPEIHNLSMFTSNQNRRLLSFAKELGFVKQSEQTILTFSLMDRNQARDEPVVELTEEYFSEIKQLHNEAFPETYYNGQQLIDRLSPNRKVFIVKESNQLKGYIYVEGEPAFGEASIEYMAVKDLERGKGFGKQLINGAIQWLFSCEDIAIITLCVNSTNEKAIKLYKEVGFERRHDLVFLQKK
- a CDS encoding Rieske (2Fe-2S) protein, which encodes MSDRNNRVPFDEDNYTHNINRNNERMLDRRGFMKTLAGAAGVFAISSLPWGAVAAKELLGLGEKEYPHQKIVNVKDIAVGDSVDFTFPSAHDSAILIRLSEKKYVAYQNACTHLRCPVYWVKEEKEMVCPCHHGKFDAGTGAPTAGPPRRPLPGIQVEVKNGGVYAVKVKRYEA
- a CDS encoding MFS transporter, with the protein product MYKKLQLPLQTMNLVTGFMVWVLISSLLPFITEDIAIAPEQIAWVTAVPVILGSLLRIPIGYLANQFGARLLFMISFILLLFPVYFLSAADSFADLLVGGLFLGIGGAIFSVGVTSLPKYYAKERHGFVNGIYGAGNIGTAITAFAAPVVAANYGWSFTVKLYMVLLGIFIIANFFLGDKHEPRVQVPLVQQIKGIYKNEKLWLFCLFYFITFGSFVAFTVYLPNFLVANFGLEKVDAGIRTAGFIVVATFLRPVGGFLADRFHSLILLMYVFGGFTVAALILSFAPSIQLYTVGCITIAMAAGIGNGVVFKLVPMYFQKQAGIANGIIAAMGGLGGFFPPLILASLYQLTGHYAIGFMALSQLALVSLVLVIWMYYQDKLILSHQVMVTTPLGMMVTDKQGKIIAVNPAFTELTGFSAKESIGENPNMLKSGKQSAAFYDQMWETLKQKGFWQGQIWNKRKDGNYFLEWLTINAIKDDSGEVIQYAGVFSDITEDKLKMTNE
- a CDS encoding PhzF family phenazine biosynthesis isomerase — protein: MSYKKVNTTVFALESGGGNPCPVILHADQLKTDEMQKLAKDFGHETAFVLKPTRSDCDVKFRFFVPLHEMEMCIHATIGSITVLVNQGMVNSPVRVETMLGPVNVEWTVEETMEVSVDQFLPEFKGVNLTKEEISNALHIEIEQIGDTPIQSVSTSRHKLIIPLKNVEILNQLKPDFETLWKLCDDVGTSGFYPFAIDENGNVQARQFPKRAGYNEDPATGVAASALGAYLAAHQVFGHSGDGWQSYRVIQGVAMGHPSVIRYEVFVEDNEIRRTRIKGSAIVDS
- a CDS encoding heterocycloanthracin/sonorensin family bacteriocin, which codes for MNQFQNDLQHLDVGEYHAQELVPCEQANYYPNGDQNVDPNDTRLIGFVCFGCFRCAGCVGCAGCAGCGGCAGCGGCARCARCAGCGGCAARCGGCGGCGRCGGR
- a CDS encoding GNAT family N-acetyltransferase, with product METGISFRMATEEDLVEIVAMLADDVLGSQRERNEDPLPESYIKAFHAITADPYNELIVACHGKKVVGVQQLTITPYLTHQGGWRATIEGVRTAASVRGMGVGTKLINWSIQRAKEHGCHVIQLTTDKTRPDALRFYERIGFKATHEGLKLKL
- a CDS encoding molybdopterin oxidoreductase family protein, whose translation is MQRDKFFRDIENVTHPNEKLVKTHCSYCGMQCGMNLRVNTISNKIIGVEPRYDWPVTVGKMCPKGVTAYQQTNHPDRILRPLIRDDASLKGTKEGFREASWEEAYQLIAKKFGELQAEYGKDSLSVFSGVSMTNEKCYLTGKFARVALGTRYIDYNGRFCMSSAAGGFLRSFGVDRGSTLPWTDIHETDCLFIAGSNTAECHPTSMFRVWNVQERGGYIIVVDPRETPLARRADVHLDLKPGTDLALANGILHLLIENGYADEAFVSDHTNGFEETRKVVKEFTPDYTSLLTGVSPEKIIKAAEIYGKAPNAIVMFARGIEQQHKGVDNVSAYTNMALVTGKIGRPKSGVATFTGQGNGQGGREHGQKSDLLPGYRKITNPEHVKAVSKVWGINPEEMPKPGVSAYEMFELMDQKTIRGLYLLCSNPAVSAPNLNFVRKAMKNLDFMVCGDFYLSESAEFADVILPSVTWAEDEGTVTNIEGRIIKINQAQKPIGESKPDWLMQVELAEHLGKGKYFSHLKTARNVADEFRLATKGGNADYYGATWDKIDQQDGVFWPCKDEEDKGTPHMFLDKKFYHPDGKAKICALPYRPPAEEPCDEYPLRLTTGRVVYHYLSGNQTRRIQFLNDMCPEPYVEVHPDTAHEYEIEHDEKVCLYTRRGEAVYKVKVTEAIRKDTVFVPYHFGHDESINLLTIAALDPMSRMPEFKACAAQMQKLPSKKVL